From the Heliangelus exortis chromosome 25, bHelExo1.hap1, whole genome shotgun sequence genome, one window contains:
- the STK38 gene encoding serine/threonine-protein kinase 38, which produces MAMTGPTPCSSMSNHTKERVTMTKVTLENFYSNLIAQHEEREMRQKKLEQMMEEEGLKDEEKRIRRSAHAQKETEFLRLKRTRLGLEDFESLKVIGRGAFGEVRLVQKKDTGHVYAMKILRKADMLEKEQVGHIRAERDILVEADSLWVVKMFYSFQDKLNLYLIMEFLPGGDMMTLLMKKDTLTEEETQFYIAETVLAIDSIHQLGFIHRDIKPDNLLLDSKGHVKLSDFGLCTGLKKAHRTEFYRNLNHSLPSDFTFQNMNSKRKAETWKRNRRQLAFSTVGTPDYIAPEVFMQTGYNKLCDWWSLGVIMYEMLIGYPPFCSETPQETYKKVMNWKETLIFPPEVPVSDKAKDLILRFCCEWEHRIGASGVEEIKSNPFFEGVDWEHIRERPAAISIEIKSIDDTSNFDEFPESDILKPTVATSNHPETDYKNKDWVFINYTYKRFEGLTARGAIPSYMKAGK; this is translated from the exons ATGGCCATGACAGGCCCAACGCCTTGCTCCTCCATGAGTAACCACACCAAGGAGCGAGTTACCATGACGAAGGTGACGTTGGAAAACTTCTACAGCAACCTCATTGCACAGCATGAAGAAAGAGAGATGAG ACAAAAGAAGCTGGAACAAATGATGGAGGAAGAAGGCTTAAAAGATGAAGAG AAAAGAATCAGGAGATCAGCACATGCACAAAAGGAAACTGAATTTCTTCGCCTCAAAAGAACAAGGCTTGGTTTGGAAGACTTTGAGTCTTTAAAAGTAATAGGCAGAGGAGCATTTGGAGAG GTACGACTTGTCCAGAAGAAAGACACAGGGCATGTGTATGCAATGAAAATACTCCGTAAAGCTGATATGCTTGAAAAAGAGCAG GTTGGCCATATCCGTGCAGAGAGGGACATTCTGGTGGAGGCAGACAGCTTGTGGGTTGTGAAAATGTTCTATAGTTTCCAGGACAAGTTAAACCTCTACCTGATCATGGAGTTCCTGCCTGGAG GTGATATGATGACCCTGCTGATGAAAAAAGACACTCTGACAGAAGAAGAGACACAGTTCTATATTGCAGAGACTGTGCTGGCCATTGATTCCATCCATCAGCTGGGTTTTATCCATCGAGACATAAAGCCAGACAACCTTCTCCTGGACAGCAAG GGCCATGTAAAGCTCTCAGACTTTGGTCTATGCACTGGACTAAAGAAAGCCCACAGAACAGAATTTTATAGGAACTTGAACCACAGCCTTCCAAGTGACTTCA CTTTCCAGAACATGAATtccaaaaggaaagcagagacttggaagagaaacagaaggcaGCTG GCTTTTTCCACTGTGGGCACTCCAGATTACATTGCCCCTGAAGTGTTCATGCAGACTGGGTACAACAAGCTCTGTGACTGGTGGTCACTGGGGGTCATCATGTACGAGATGTTGATTG gttATCCACCGTTCTGTTCTGAAACTCCTCAAGAAACATATAAGAAAGTGATGAACTGGAAAGAGACTCTGATATTTCCTCCAGAAGTTCCAGTGTCTGATAAAGCAAAGGATCTTATTTTAAG ATTTTGCTGTGAGTGGGAGCACAGAATTGGTGCATCTGGTGTGGAGGAAATAAAGAGTAACCCATTCTTTGAAGGGGTTGATTGGGAGCACATCAG AGAGAGACCTGCTGCAATTTCaatagaaattaaaagcattGATGATACCTCAAACTTTGATGAATTTCCAGAATCTGATATCCTTAAACCAACAG TGGCAACAAGCAACCATCCAGAGACTGACTACAAGAACAAAGATTGGGTTTTTATCAATTACACCTACAAACGTTTTGAAGGTCTGACAGCCCGAGGAGCAATCCCATCCTAtatgaaagcaggaaaataa
- the SRSF3 gene encoding serine/arginine-rich splicing factor 3 gives MHRDSCPLDCKVYVGNLGNNGNKTELERAFGYYGPLRSVWVARNPPGFAFVEFEDPRDAADAVRELDGRTLCGCRVRVELSNGEKRSRNRGPPPSWGRRPRDDYRRRSPPPRRRSPRRRSFSRSRSRSLSRDRRRERSLSRERNHKPSRSFSRSRSRSRSNERK, from the exons ATGCATCGTGACTCTTGTCCGCTGGACTGCAAGGTTTATGTGGGTAACCTTGGAAACAATGGCAACAAAACTGAATTAGAGCGAGCTTTTGGCTACTATGGACCACTGCGCAGTGTTTGGGTGGCAAGAAATCCTCCTGGTTTTGCCTTTGTGGAATTTGAAGATCCCCGAGATGCAGCTGATGCAGTCAGAGAACTAGATGGAAG aaCCCTCTGTGGGTGCCGGGTCAGGGTGGAGCTCTCCAATGGGGAGAAAAGGAGTCGGAACCGGGgccctcctccttcctggggCCGCCGGCCTCGAGACGACTACCGCAGGAGGAGTCCTCCCCCCCGCCGCAG ATCACCACGAAGGAGAAGCTTCTCTCGGAGCCGCAGCAG GTCCCTCTCCAGAGACAGAAGAAGAGAGAGGTCACTGTCACGGGAGAGGAATCACAAGCCTTCTCGTTCCTTCTCCAGGTCCCGCAG tcGTTCCAGGTCAAATGAGAGGAAATAA